From a region of the Deinococcus aestuarii genome:
- a CDS encoding MBL fold metallo-hydrolase — MTGPGAAVRTLDLNFQGVPGVIAASVFDTGDGLAVVDVGPGSTLPGLESGLAAMNASLADVRHVLLTHIHLDHAGAAGTVLGRVPGARAYVHERGAAHLSRPGRLLASAGQIYGGEMDRLWGEMRPIDAERLEVLSGGEVLRLGGLEVRPLSTPGHAVHHLAYHVRDDLFVGDVGGIRLSDTQTPRAPTPPPDINLPAWRESIATLRALDAHTLHLAHFGAHPNSAGHWDGLLATLELDAARVREGLERGQGMDDLTGSFTRALLDDLRAQDPALPARYEFACPPWMSVQGLVRYWGRAAARGGEGS; from the coding sequence GTGACGGGCCCCGGCGCGGCGGTGCGCACCCTCGACCTGAACTTCCAGGGGGTGCCGGGCGTGATCGCCGCCTCGGTGTTCGACACCGGGGACGGGCTGGCGGTCGTGGACGTGGGGCCGGGCAGCACCCTGCCGGGGCTGGAGTCGGGCCTGGCGGCCATGAACGCCTCGCTGGCCGACGTGCGGCACGTCCTCCTCACCCACATCCACCTCGACCACGCGGGGGCGGCCGGGACGGTCCTGGGCCGGGTGCCGGGGGCGCGGGCCTACGTCCACGAACGCGGCGCGGCGCACCTCTCCCGGCCCGGGCGGCTGCTGGCGAGCGCCGGGCAAATCTACGGGGGCGAGATGGACCGCCTGTGGGGCGAGATGCGGCCCATCGACGCGGAGCGGCTGGAGGTCCTGTCGGGCGGCGAGGTCCTGCGTCTCGGGGGCCTGGAGGTCCGCCCGCTGTCCACGCCGGGGCACGCCGTCCACCACCTCGCGTATCACGTGAGGGACGACCTGTTCGTGGGGGACGTGGGCGGCATCCGGCTCAGTGACACGCAGACCCCGCGCGCCCCCACCCCGCCGCCCGACATCAACCTCCCCGCGTGGCGCGAGAGTATCGCCACCCTGCGGGCGCTGGACGCCCACACCCTGCACCTCGCCCACTTCGGGGCCCACCCGAACTCGGCCGGGCACTGGGACGGCCTGCTCGCCACCCTGGAACTGGACGCCGCGCGGGTCCGCGAGGGGCTGGAGCGCGGCCAGGGGATGGACGACCTCACCGGGAGCTTCACCCGGGCGCTGCTGGACGATCTGCGGGCACAGGACCCCGCCCTCCCCGCCCGCTACGAGTTCGCCTGCCCCCCCTGGATGAGCGTGCAGGGGCTGGTGCGCTACTGGGGGCGGGCGGCGGCCCGGGGCGGGGAGGGGAGCTGA
- a CDS encoding substrate-binding periplasmic protein codes for MSPFPRRLLTVTALALVLGASHAGARSLTQIRESGVLRVATPGDIPPFTVGTEGGFGGFEIELVEELAGDLGVRVAYTRTRSDGLIQALQEDRADVALGALAHTSTRENRTDFTRPILCAGVSLVSLDARLKETRQLAGKTIGVSAGTVMQAYVQKFPFEKRVLVFPTSEDLIMGVLTRSVDATFAYSAMQLAIRRQFPKVPVHFGPELWSVPIGLMLREDNDSTRAALNAGLERLARTPAYGALMTKYFGKDMRCKG; via the coding sequence ATGTCACCGTTCCCGCGCCGCCTCCTGACCGTCACGGCCCTCGCCCTCGTCCTGGGAGCCTCGCACGCCGGGGCGCGGAGCCTCACCCAGATCAGGGAGAGCGGCGTGCTGCGGGTGGCGACGCCCGGCGACATCCCACCCTTCACGGTGGGGACGGAGGGCGGCTTTGGCGGCTTTGAGATCGAACTCGTCGAGGAGCTCGCGGGGGACCTCGGCGTGCGGGTGGCCTACACGCGCACCCGCAGCGACGGGCTCATCCAGGCGCTGCAAGAGGACCGGGCCGACGTGGCGCTGGGCGCCCTGGCGCACACGAGCACGCGCGAGAACCGCACGGACTTCACCCGGCCCATCCTCTGCGCGGGCGTGTCGCTGGTGTCGCTCGACGCGCGGCTCAAGGAGACCCGGCAACTGGCGGGCAAGACCATCGGCGTGAGCGCGGGCACGGTCATGCAGGCCTACGTGCAGAAATTTCCCTTCGAGAAGCGCGTCCTGGTGTTTCCCACGAGCGAGGACCTGATCATGGGCGTCCTGACCCGGAGCGTGGACGCCACCTTCGCCTACAGCGCGATGCAGCTCGCCATCCGGCGCCAGTTTCCCAAGGTCCCCGTCCACTTCGGCCCCGAGCTGTGGAGCGTGCCCATCGGCCTGATGCTGCGCGAGGACAACGATTCCACCCGCGCCGCCCTGAACGCCGGCCTGGAGCGCCTCGCCAGAACACCCGCCTACGGCGCCCTGATGACGAAATATTTCGGCAAGGACATGCGCTGCAAGGGCTGA
- a CDS encoding RNHCP domain-containing protein, with amino-acid sequence MTGPRRFTVRDTNHGFTCAHCGTEVVPLHNGSVRNHCPACLYSLHVDVQPGDRANECRGPMRPVGVEQSGKKGWVILYRCERCGGEGRNRAALDDPRQPDDWGALVALSGPPRL; translated from the coding sequence GTGACCGGCCCGAGGCGCTTCACCGTGCGGGACACCAACCACGGCTTCACCTGTGCCCACTGCGGAACAGAGGTTGTTCCCCTGCACAACGGCTCGGTGCGAAACCACTGTCCGGCCTGCCTGTATTCCCTGCACGTGGACGTGCAACCCGGCGACCGCGCGAACGAGTGCCGGGGCCCGATGCGGCCCGTCGGGGTCGAGCAAAGCGGCAAGAAGGGCTGGGTGATCCTCTACCGCTGCGAGCGGTGCGGCGGGGAGGGCCGGAACAGGGCGGCCCTCGACGACCCCCGGCAGCCCGACGACTGGGGGGCGCTCGTGGCGCTCAGCGGCCCCCCGCGTCTCTGA
- a CDS encoding phospholipase D-like domain-containing protein has product MLPAPLSRPLAWALALLTLLAGETAGAGRAVFPAGFEVVRAPLPRPALAPLDGLGLNACPPPAAPLDRLLDERTRGQGAALSCGNRVEGLLHFPNPDPAYSAQPPRAGGAFEELADEVRRTRHELLIATMLWDDGPEAPGAAIARAVADLRRDLAAHPGRHPGGLTVRLLLGNSVRLGDLLDPTANAYHAARHLLEAGVPLTGDTVPGWRLELANYTYALPHSHVKLVVQDGETVLAGGFNVSLFHVPAQVPGGLDLADLALRVRGPVARHAVATFRDGWVLSRGLTCRGSPTPQTLRRDCSFSRPTSPWPLVWTGPAPAAGTARVYGLYRRSGYTDADDAVTALFGAARTSIDVMQSQVSGTLGCVGQLSEPGGCGPALQLPVWRAAVRAVRERGVRLRLLLDYDPLLQAETLAFLRGVEAELAPLGLADHVQARWYAPAGGLHTKAALIDGGMLTVGSQNLHHSAFGPLGLSEYTLATSDAGAAAEYGRMFAFEWARAHAIHAPWWLPADPAAPPAPGPGPGNRREREGKDRPHVTGFSPDQTQKIGSEREGAG; this is encoded by the coding sequence GTGCTTCCCGCCCCCCTGTCCCGCCCGCTCGCCTGGGCCCTGGCCCTCCTGACCCTGCTCGCGGGCGAGACGGCGGGGGCGGGGCGGGCCGTCTTCCCGGCGGGCTTCGAGGTCGTGCGCGCCCCGCTGCCCCGGCCCGCCCTCGCCCCGCTGGACGGTCTGGGCCTGAACGCCTGCCCGCCGCCCGCCGCCCCGCTCGACCGCCTGCTGGACGAGCGCACCCGGGGGCAGGGCGCGGCCCTGAGCTGCGGCAACCGGGTGGAGGGGCTGCTGCACTTCCCGAACCCCGACCCCGCCTACAGCGCCCAGCCGCCCCGCGCGGGCGGCGCCTTCGAGGAACTGGCGGACGAGGTGCGCCGGACGCGGCACGAGCTTCTGATCGCCACCATGCTCTGGGACGACGGCCCGGAGGCCCCCGGCGCGGCCATCGCCCGGGCCGTCGCCGACTTGCGCCGCGACCTCGCCGCGCACCCGGGGCGGCACCCGGGGGGGCTCACCGTGCGCCTGCTGCTCGGGAACTCGGTCCGCCTCGGCGACCTCCTCGACCCGACCGCCAACGCCTACCACGCCGCGCGGCACCTGCTGGAGGCGGGGGTGCCGCTGACCGGCGACACCGTGCCCGGCTGGCGGCTGGAGCTTGCCAACTACACCTACGCCCTGCCCCACAGCCACGTCAAGCTCGTGGTGCAAGACGGCGAGACGGTGCTCGCGGGGGGCTTCAACGTCAGCCTCTTCCACGTCCCGGCGCAGGTTCCGGGGGGCCTCGACCTCGCCGACCTCGCCCTGCGGGTGCGCGGCCCGGTCGCCCGGCACGCGGTCGCCACCTTCCGGGACGGCTGGGTCCTCAGCCGGGGGCTGACCTGCCGGGGAAGCCCCACGCCGCAGACGCTGCGCCGCGACTGCTCCTTTTCCCGGCCCACCTCCCCGTGGCCGCTGGTCTGGACGGGCCCTGCCCCCGCCGCCGGGACGGCCCGCGTCTACGGCCTCTACCGCCGCAGCGGCTATACGGACGCCGACGACGCGGTGACGGCCCTCTTCGGCGCGGCGCGGACGAGCATCGACGTGATGCAGTCGCAGGTGAGCGGCACCCTGGGGTGCGTGGGCCAGCTCTCGGAGCCCGGCGGGTGCGGGCCCGCCCTCCAGCTTCCGGTGTGGCGGGCCGCCGTCCGGGCCGTGCGCGAGCGGGGCGTCCGGCTGCGGCTGCTCCTCGACTACGACCCCCTGCTCCAGGCCGAGACGCTCGCCTTCCTGCGGGGGGTGGAGGCCGAACTCGCGCCGCTGGGGCTGGCGGACCACGTGCAGGCCCGCTGGTACGCCCCGGCGGGGGGGCTGCACACCAAGGCGGCCCTGATCGACGGGGGGATGCTCACGGTCGGCAGCCAGAACCTGCACCACTCGGCCTTCGGGCCCCTGGGCCTGAGCGAGTACACCCTCGCCACGAGCGACGCCGGGGCGGCCGCGGAGTACGGGCGGATGTTCGCCTTCGAGTGGGCGCGCGCGCACGCCATCCACGCGCCGTGGTGGCTCCCCGCCGACCCGGCCGCGCCCCCCGCCCCCGGGCCGGGTCCGGGGAACCGCCGGGAGCGGGAGGGGAAAGACAGGCCCCACGTGACAGGCTTTTCTCCTGACCAGACTCAAAAGATCGGGTCAGAGAGGGAGGGTGCAGGTTGA
- a CDS encoding MOSC domain-containing protein encodes MRVLSVNVGQPTAAHVGNRTIVTGIRKHPVPGRVRVTAQGLDGDRVINRRHHGGPDQAVYVYTREDYDHWEETLGRAPEPGLFGENLLVGGLESAGVRVGERFRVGAVLLEVTAPRIPCGTLGARMEDAGFVKRFAQARRPGFYTRVLETGDVGRGDGVTRETAAPVGAPTVAEVFDAWLGGKPDRATLERSLAAPLAARFRRGLEEMLST; translated from the coding sequence ATGAGGGTCCTCAGCGTGAATGTCGGCCAGCCCACCGCCGCCCACGTGGGCAACCGCACGATTGTGACGGGCATCCGCAAGCATCCGGTGCCGGGCCGCGTCCGGGTGACGGCCCAGGGCCTCGACGGCGACCGGGTGATCAACCGCCGGCATCACGGCGGCCCCGATCAGGCCGTGTACGTCTACACCCGCGAGGATTACGACCACTGGGAGGAGACGCTGGGCCGCGCCCCCGAACCCGGCCTCTTCGGCGAGAACCTGCTCGTGGGCGGGCTCGAATCGGCGGGGGTGCGGGTCGGCGAGCGCTTCCGCGTCGGGGCCGTGCTGCTGGAGGTCACGGCGCCGCGGATTCCCTGCGGCACCCTGGGCGCCCGGATGGAGGACGCGGGCTTCGTCAAGCGCTTCGCGCAGGCCCGCCGTCCCGGCTTCTACACCCGCGTGCTGGAGACGGGCGACGTGGGCCGCGGCGACGGGGTGACCCGCGAGACCGCTGCCCCCGTGGGCGCGCCCACCGTCGCCGAGGTGTTCGACGCGTGGCTGGGGGGAAAGCCCGACCGCGCGACCCTGGAGCGTTCCCTCGCCGCCCCCCTGGCCGCCCGGTTCCGGCGGGGGCTGGAGGAGATGCTGAGCACCTGA
- the msrA gene encoding peptide-methionine (S)-S-oxide reductase MsrA, translating to MTSLSGNTRQAIFAGGCFWCTEAVFKDVRGVSRVESGYIGGHLPNPDYRSVCEGTTGHAEAVRLTFDPAQVSFRDLLTLFFATHDPTSLNRQGGDVGTQYRSAVFPLDGEQERETREVVQELTAQGVFDRPIVTTLEPAGEFYVAEDAHQDFYARNPRQGYCLAVIAPKVAKLRKEYGDRLRA from the coding sequence ATGACTTCCCTTTCCGGCAACACGCGGCAGGCCATTTTCGCGGGCGGCTGCTTCTGGTGTACCGAAGCCGTGTTCAAGGACGTGCGGGGGGTCTCCCGGGTCGAGAGCGGGTACATCGGCGGGCACCTGCCCAACCCGGATTACCGCAGCGTGTGTGAGGGGACGACCGGGCACGCGGAGGCGGTGCGCCTCACCTTCGACCCGGCGCAGGTCAGCTTCAGGGACCTGCTGACGCTCTTTTTCGCCACACACGACCCCACCAGCCTCAACCGCCAGGGCGGCGACGTGGGGACCCAGTACCGCAGCGCCGTCTTTCCCCTGGACGGGGAGCAGGAGCGCGAGACCCGCGAGGTCGTTCAGGAGCTGACCGCACAGGGCGTGTTCGACCGACCCATCGTGACCACCCTTGAGCCCGCGGGCGAGTTCTACGTCGCGGAGGACGCCCATCAGGACTTCTACGCCCGCAACCCGCGCCAGGGCTACTGCCTGGCCGTGATCGCGCCCAAGGTCGCCAAGCTGCGCAAAGAGTACGGCGACCGCCTGCGGGCGTAG
- a CDS encoding DUF11 domain-containing protein: MKGLKFVGLALTGALTLAACSNTPTPETTTPGPIAQPPGNPPPTTPTPVAGCASITVNLQNVAPVGGTVAAPVNVRDAAGRVVFSGTAVSGHKLSTTFAPGAYSVSAGQMQGYEVAANTPQSVTLDCAANKDAAVTLTYRTAQATQQQVRSIALNGDTPVTDGQGAALDGLREANANKNVLLFASQTEEAVLVEMVVRDAGGAPVPGARVSISADSDDVTIIAGHVQQGVSARPVRLSAQAATTTAAFSDDQGIVRFTVYATSAPTQGTPVKFVVSATDASDSPTSAALAEFKMFFTNMSHLYYSGDTSFGATTTTPIPSGQRVGGNVGAFENNFFNAGQRLHQFTTVAYTKQPQTGPFPVGGAQFPGFVRYTLVPVAGQESDLQRLFLTTNGSAMGGSGSVNADGGQAVYLRPALDANAQELPLTAGVRADYFYRVQYGNTAYDFLLKSYTFTKTFSGATLAIEKTGPNIVTWTGFERTSPNTPPHDPYAPDDVTLPPRLDPGTRTATTEDNFAVGKTYTYTIRVRNTSTTAARGVTVRDELPAELGYVLGSARLVDAGGGNAGTVAADYDLNTHTIDFNEVGDLAAGAELRIAIDVYPRHKPGYAWNDNDRDGNSDPVTNLQGAYGLTPPESSADLNAEYEDPYDIKNRAKASASNAAEVDSYKYINVVRPVARITKTALDQEVVSNQQASFLINVFNFDRSTVNELDPRIRTAYARLRGLYPNEYGQEGFLQSARVEDTYGPGFSGPVARDAAGNIIPLERFDQANSGDRRVGLNLGTLPNGTSRSFTLSLRGEVVGNGNVNCVRLFGWNLNQLYRGNPGEYQQFEGPDNGQLNAPYALDRGRNFLEDCASVDIVGQPAWGRDLWDNVLSNTEFLQDTLTDAYPVGSRYVYDLYYENEGVAPATNVFVNASLPRMANLINSTSILVRFRNSDGTVTDRRVDLRDPSTWTFTASGSTVTVQPAADQRSFRFHIDRMDPDDRIAFEFQVVASQKGDDLFTSAMTWDQGGGRTLGDSEHTIITD; this comes from the coding sequence ATGAAGGGACTGAAGTTCGTCGGTCTGGCCCTGACCGGAGCCCTGACGCTGGCGGCGTGCAGCAACACGCCCACCCCCGAGACCACCACGCCGGGCCCCATCGCCCAGCCGCCGGGCAACCCGCCCCCGACCACACCCACACCCGTGGCGGGCTGCGCCAGCATCACGGTGAATCTCCAGAATGTCGCCCCCGTGGGGGGAACGGTCGCCGCACCCGTCAACGTGCGCGACGCGGCGGGCCGGGTCGTCTTCTCGGGAACGGCGGTCAGCGGGCACAAGCTCTCGACCACGTTCGCGCCGGGGGCCTACAGCGTCAGCGCGGGGCAGATGCAGGGCTACGAGGTGGCGGCCAACACGCCGCAGTCCGTGACCCTCGACTGCGCGGCGAACAAGGACGCGGCGGTCACGCTGACCTACCGCACCGCCCAGGCGACCCAGCAGCAGGTGCGCAGCATCGCCTTGAACGGCGACACGCCCGTGACCGACGGCCAGGGGGCGGCCCTCGACGGCCTGCGCGAGGCGAACGCCAACAAGAACGTGCTGCTCTTCGCCTCCCAGACGGAGGAAGCCGTCCTCGTCGAGATGGTCGTGCGGGACGCGGGCGGCGCCCCCGTGCCCGGCGCGCGCGTCAGCATCTCCGCCGACAGCGACGACGTGACGATCATCGCGGGGCACGTGCAGCAGGGCGTCTCCGCCCGGCCCGTGCGGCTGAGTGCTCAGGCCGCAACGACCACCGCCGCCTTCTCCGACGACCAGGGCATCGTGCGCTTCACCGTGTACGCGACGAGTGCGCCCACCCAGGGCACGCCCGTGAAGTTCGTGGTGAGCGCGACCGACGCGTCCGACTCGCCCACGAGCGCCGCGCTCGCGGAATTCAAGATGTTCTTCACGAACATGAGTCACCTGTATTACAGCGGTGACACCAGCTTCGGCGCGACGACGACCACCCCGATCCCCAGCGGCCAGCGGGTGGGCGGAAACGTGGGCGCGTTCGAAAACAACTTCTTCAACGCGGGCCAGCGCCTGCACCAGTTCACCACCGTCGCCTACACCAAGCAGCCCCAGACGGGGCCCTTCCCGGTCGGCGGCGCGCAGTTCCCCGGCTTCGTTCGTTACACCCTGGTGCCCGTCGCCGGGCAGGAGTCCGACCTGCAACGGCTCTTCCTCACCACGAACGGCAGCGCGATGGGCGGCTCGGGCAGCGTGAACGCCGACGGCGGCCAGGCGGTGTACCTGCGCCCCGCCCTCGACGCGAACGCGCAGGAGCTGCCCCTCACGGCGGGCGTGCGGGCCGACTACTTCTACCGGGTGCAGTACGGCAACACGGCGTACGACTTCCTCCTCAAGAGCTACACCTTCACGAAGACCTTCAGCGGCGCCACGCTCGCCATCGAGAAGACGGGGCCGAATATCGTCACCTGGACGGGTTTCGAGCGCACGAGCCCGAACACCCCGCCCCACGATCCCTACGCCCCCGACGACGTGACCCTGCCCCCGCGTCTCGACCCCGGCACCCGCACGGCGACGACCGAGGACAACTTCGCGGTCGGCAAGACGTACACCTACACCATCCGGGTGCGCAACACCTCGACCACGGCGGCACGCGGCGTGACCGTGCGCGACGAGCTGCCCGCCGAGCTGGGCTACGTGCTCGGCAGCGCGCGGCTGGTGGACGCGGGCGGCGGGAACGCGGGCACGGTGGCCGCCGACTACGACCTGAATACCCACACCATCGACTTCAACGAGGTCGGTGACCTCGCCGCGGGCGCCGAGCTGCGCATCGCCATCGATGTGTACCCGCGCCACAAGCCCGGCTATGCCTGGAACGACAACGACCGCGACGGAAATTCCGATCCGGTCACGAACCTCCAGGGTGCCTACGGCCTCACGCCCCCCGAGTCGAGCGCCGACCTCAACGCCGAGTACGAGGACCCCTACGACATCAAGAACCGCGCCAAGGCGAGCGCGAGCAACGCCGCCGAGGTGGACAGCTACAAGTACATCAACGTCGTGCGCCCGGTCGCCCGCATCACCAAGACGGCCCTCGACCAGGAGGTCGTCTCGAACCAGCAGGCCAGCTTCCTGATCAACGTGTTCAACTTCGACCGCTCGACGGTGAACGAGCTCGACCCGCGCATCCGCACCGCGTACGCTCGCCTGAGGGGCCTGTACCCGAACGAGTACGGCCAGGAGGGCTTCCTCCAGAGCGCCCGGGTCGAGGACACCTACGGCCCCGGTTTCAGCGGCCCGGTGGCGCGCGACGCGGCGGGCAACATCATCCCGCTCGAACGCTTCGACCAGGCGAACTCGGGCGACCGCCGGGTGGGCCTGAATCTCGGCACGCTGCCTAACGGCACGTCGCGCTCGTTCACGCTGTCGCTGCGCGGCGAGGTCGTGGGCAACGGCAACGTGAACTGCGTGCGGCTGTTCGGCTGGAACCTCAACCAGCTCTACCGCGGCAACCCGGGCGAGTACCAGCAGTTCGAGGGGCCCGACAACGGCCAGCTCAATGCGCCCTACGCGCTCGACCGGGGGCGCAACTTCCTCGAAGACTGCGCTTCCGTGGACATCGTGGGCCAGCCTGCCTGGGGCCGCGACCTGTGGGACAACGTTCTTTCGAACACCGAGTTTCTCCAGGACACGCTCACCGACGCCTACCCGGTCGGCTCGCGGTACGTGTACGACCTGTACTACGAGAACGAGGGCGTCGCCCCGGCGACCAACGTGTTCGTCAACGCCTCCCTGCCGCGGATGGCGAACCTGATCAACAGCACCTCGATTCTGGTGCGCTTCCGCAACAGCGACGGCACCGTCACGGACCGCCGCGTCGACCTGCGCGACCCGTCCACCTGGACCTTCACCGCCTCGGGCTCGACGGTCACCGTGCAGCCCGCCGCCGACCAGCGCAGCTTCCGCTTCCACATCGACCGGATGGACCCCGACGACCGCATCGCCTTCGAGTTCCAGGTCGTGGCGAGCCAGAAGGGTGACGACCTCTTCACGAGCGCGATGACCTGGGATCAGGGGGGCGGGCGCACGCTGGG